A genome region from Chengkuizengella sp. SCS-71B includes the following:
- a CDS encoding phosphoribosylanthranilate isomerase, with the protein MNNVMVKICGILGVPTIESMLNLPIDYIGFVFAKSKRQVTPEQAADMIQVLKKHQIKVPETAGVFVNPSEQKLEETIRNAPLDIIQLHGQESPELCKWVKQSLKIKVFKVFSNLHQILLTDNSIISNEQVDEECSKCLNPYVNHIDALMLDTYDPVVGGGTGETFNWDLIPIVQRWTKKNNIPLIVAGGLDVDNVSSLISTYEPDGVDVSSGVETNRIKDIKKIKTFVERVKINV; encoded by the coding sequence ATGAACAATGTAATGGTAAAAATCTGTGGGATTTTAGGTGTGCCAACGATTGAATCAATGTTGAATCTTCCTATTGATTATATAGGTTTTGTATTTGCAAAAAGTAAGAGGCAAGTAACACCAGAGCAAGCAGCGGATATGATTCAAGTTTTAAAAAAACATCAGATTAAGGTACCAGAAACCGCAGGGGTTTTTGTTAATCCAAGTGAACAAAAACTTGAAGAAACAATAAGAAATGCACCATTAGATATCATACAATTACATGGTCAAGAATCCCCTGAGTTATGTAAATGGGTGAAGCAATCACTTAAAATAAAAGTATTTAAAGTTTTTTCCAACTTGCATCAGATTTTGTTGACTGATAATTCAATCATTTCTAACGAACAAGTTGATGAAGAATGTTCAAAATGTTTAAACCCATATGTGAATCATATCGATGCGTTAATGTTGGATACTTATGATCCAGTAGTTGGTGGTGGAACTGGAGAAACTTTTAATTGGGATTTGATTCCGATTGTTCAACGTTGGACGAAAAAAAATAATATTCCTTTGATCGTAGCAGGAGGACTAGATGTAGACAATGTAAGTTCATTAATTTCAACTTATGAACCTGATGGAGTAGATGTATCAAGTGGAGTTGAAACGAATCGAATAAAAGATATTAAAAAAATAAAAACCTTTGTTGAAAGGGTGAAAATAAATGTTTAA
- the trpC gene encoding indole-3-glycerol phosphate synthase TrpC, translating into MILDQIVATKKEEVESLKNVFSISNYKSIISTLPPCKGFKKALTQTKNRSMGLIAEVKKASPSKGLIREDFNPVEIAKSYEKAGADCLSVLTDKEYFQGSIKYLKNVREVVDLPLLRKEFIIDPLQIYEARIVGADAILLIASILTLEQMRELSKLSTDLGMDTLIEVHDLEELEQVLSLDVSLIGINNRNLKTFETDIQTTENLITHIPKEITVVSESGISNASQINHLITKSVGAVLVGEHFMRQDNVELAVNQLMGDRS; encoded by the coding sequence ATGATTCTTGATCAAATCGTAGCAACTAAAAAAGAAGAAGTTGAAAGTTTAAAAAATGTATTTTCCATAAGTAATTATAAAAGCATCATTTCAACCTTACCTCCTTGTAAAGGATTTAAAAAAGCCCTAACACAAACTAAAAATAGATCCATGGGTTTAATTGCAGAAGTGAAGAAAGCATCTCCGTCTAAAGGGTTAATTCGTGAGGATTTTAACCCAGTGGAAATCGCAAAGAGTTATGAAAAAGCCGGGGCAGACTGTCTCTCTGTATTAACAGATAAGGAATATTTTCAAGGTTCTATAAAATACTTGAAAAATGTTCGGGAAGTGGTGGATCTCCCGCTTTTACGGAAGGAATTTATTATTGATCCTTTACAAATCTATGAGGCTAGAATTGTTGGAGCAGATGCTATTCTCTTAATTGCATCAATATTAACACTAGAGCAGATGCGTGAACTTAGTAAATTATCAACTGACTTAGGAATGGATACATTGATAGAAGTTCATGATTTAGAAGAATTAGAGCAAGTTCTATCATTGGATGTTTCTTTAATTGGAATCAATAACCGTAATTTAAAAACCTTTGAAACAGACATTCAAACTACTGAAAATTTAATAACACATATTCCGAAAGAGATTACAGTAGTTAGTGAAAGTGGGATTTCAAATGCATCACAAATAAATCACCTAATAACTAAAAGTGTTGGAGCTGTACTCGTAGGTGAGCATTTTATGAGACAGGATAATGTAGAACTGGCAGTAAATCAGCTTATGGGTGATAGATCATGA